Proteins co-encoded in one Chrysemys picta bellii isolate R12L10 chromosome 13, ASM1138683v2, whole genome shotgun sequence genomic window:
- the LOC135975444 gene encoding olfactory receptor 10A4-like: MIYSESDPGENQTISEVFILVGFSNLNKLQIVLFLVLLVIYLVTLIGNLLVILLIKLNPSLHTPMYFFLVNLSFLEICFTSSVVPQLLIHLLVEQKTITIAGCAAQMYVISIMGLTECCLLAVMAYDRYIAICHPLHYKTIMSGRACAQLAGASWIIGISVEVAQTTWIFSLPFCGSNRIHHFFCDIPPVLKMACTDTSKNEIMVFTVSVLFIMSPFLMIILSYICIISTILMLPSVEGRNKAFSTCSSHLMVVTLFYGMALISYLGLKSSFTPESNQMISLMNTIVGPVLNPIIYTLRNKDMKGAFRKTVEKSIFSHNRRKQRMKDRVS; the protein is encoded by the coding sequence ATGATCTATTCTGAGAGTGACCCAGGAGAGAACCAGACCATCTCTGAAGTATTCATCCTGGTGGGGTTTTCAAACCTTAACAAGCTGCAAATCGTTCTGTTTCTGGTGCTTCTGGTCATCTACCTGGTCACCCTGATAGGGAACCTCCTTGTTATCCTGCTTATAAAGCTAAACCcctcactccacacccccatgtatttcttcctggtgAACCTGTCTTTCTTGGAAATCTGCTTCACCAGCAGTGTGGTTCCTCAGCTGCTGATTCACCTCCTGGTGGAGCAAAAGACCATCACCATTGCGGGCTGCGCTGCCCAAATGTACGTCATCTCCATCATGGGCCTGACGGAATGCTGCCTCCTAGCAGTCATGGCGTATGACCGTTACATCGCCATTTGTCACCCCCTGCACTACAAAACTATCATGAGTGGCCGGGCGTGTGCACAGCTCGCGGGTGCTTCATGGATCATCGGCATCTCGGTGGAAGTAGCTCAGACCACTTGGATCTTCAGCCTGCCCTTCTGTGGCTCCAACCGCATCcaccacttcttctgtgacatcccaccAGTGTTGAAGATGGCATGTACGGACACATCCAAAAATGAGATTATGGTCTTCACTGTGTCGGTGCTGTTCATCATGAGCCCTTTCCTGATGATAATCCTGTCCTACATCTGCATTATTTCCACCATCCTCATGCTGCCATCAGTGGAGGGAAGgaataaagccttctccacctgctcctctcacctcatggTGGTGACATTGTTCTATGGAATGGCCCTTATCTCTTACCTGGGGCTCAAGTCTAGCTTCACCCCGGAAAGTAATCAAATGATTTCCCTCATGAACACAATTGTGGGACCAGTGTTGAACCCCATAATATAcactctgaggaacaaagacaTGAAGGGAGCCTTTAGAAAAACAGTAGAGAAGAGCATCTTTTCACACAATCGGAGAAAACAGAGAATGAAAGATAGAGTTAGTTAA